In the genome of Acetomicrobium thermoterrenum DSM 13490, one region contains:
- a CDS encoding UPF0182 family membrane protein yields MNYRNEDRTGSRWPGGPSLNMGCGVVLPIVILAVILGFVPFVRFYTDFIWYDALDYAAVFWKKFWPQWLLFGFVFIFSLGIIRFSLMRARKTALEAVVFFDSPLNLPRVKMLINAFALVVALALAFGAKDQWAMVLRFLNRMPFDAKDAIFNKDIGFYIFQYPFYRYAQSLLFKVFLISLIGTAFIFFIARAQGRVDMESYRQIPLSARERLQLGILAGILMLLLSLGYWFDRYELLFSPLGVVYGAGYTDLHARLLALNVLATAVAVIGLFLPIAARRKSWKFIAVLIGVWIVGTIGLRGIYPGVIQRYVVEPNEFQRESPYIRHNILATQRAYGLDDVVVRHITPKDGVTMEDLNKNIETIENIRLWDYGPLLRSYKQLQEIRTYYDFPDIDIDRYYLQSEVPRQVMLAARELDVRQLQNPTWVNMHLEFTHGYGIVMNPVNEVTPTGLPVFYVQDLPPRMTIPLSIEYPQIYYGEMTDYYVLVKTTVQEFDYPAGDENVRSTYEGSGGVPVNSLLRRLAFSVRFGDTQILFTDVITSESRIMYYRNILERAKRIAPFLLFDQDPYLTVMGGRLVWVMDAYTITDRYPYSQPTLLSTKAGKIRFNYIRNSVKVLVDAYDGNVEFYISDPEDPLILSWNKIFPDLFKPLEEMPPELILHRRYPMDLFQVQAQIFAVYHMTDPNTFYNREDVWSFPTHGGSQASPYYIVTKLREEERAEYVLVTPYLPTGKNNMIAWLAGRCDGDAYGQLVAYVFPKQKLIYGPQQIEALINQHPEISAQLSLWGQRGSDVIFGRLLVIPLEDSILYVQPLYLRAENSDLPELKRIILAAGGRVVWGERFDDVISDLFGVEDERETKAAESPLYKSEGLPEGGTLGELVRRARETYNEAEEALQRGDWAGYGEALKRLEGYLQRLDDLTRPLQEDEIGDEYNLID; encoded by the coding sequence ATGAATTATCGTAATGAAGACAGAACTGGAAGCCGCTGGCCGGGCGGGCCATCCCTTAACATGGGCTGCGGAGTCGTTCTGCCCATCGTTATTTTGGCCGTTATCTTAGGTTTTGTTCCCTTTGTTCGATTCTATACGGATTTTATCTGGTACGATGCCCTCGATTACGCTGCTGTTTTTTGGAAAAAGTTCTGGCCTCAATGGCTGCTTTTTGGATTCGTTTTCATATTTTCCCTGGGTATCATCAGATTTAGCTTAATGCGGGCAAGGAAGACGGCCTTGGAAGCTGTGGTCTTTTTCGATTCCCCCTTGAACCTGCCTCGGGTAAAGATGTTGATCAACGCCTTTGCCCTAGTCGTTGCACTTGCTTTGGCCTTCGGGGCAAAGGATCAGTGGGCGATGGTCTTGAGGTTTTTGAATCGAATGCCCTTTGACGCAAAAGATGCAATTTTCAATAAAGATATTGGATTTTATATATTCCAATACCCCTTTTATAGGTATGCACAAAGTCTTTTGTTTAAAGTCTTTTTGATTTCGTTGATAGGTACGGCTTTCATCTTCTTTATCGCCAGAGCTCAGGGAAGAGTTGACATGGAGTCCTACAGACAAATCCCCCTTTCGGCGCGAGAGCGGTTGCAATTGGGGATTTTGGCCGGCATTTTAATGCTTTTGTTGTCGTTGGGGTATTGGTTTGACCGTTACGAACTTCTCTTTTCTCCCCTGGGCGTCGTCTACGGAGCGGGATATACAGACTTGCATGCTCGCCTGTTGGCCTTAAACGTCCTTGCCACAGCCGTCGCCGTCATCGGGCTTTTTCTCCCCATAGCTGCTAGACGCAAAAGTTGGAAGTTCATAGCAGTCTTGATTGGAGTATGGATCGTTGGAACAATTGGTTTGCGGGGCATATATCCAGGGGTAATTCAAAGATATGTTGTAGAGCCCAACGAATTTCAGCGGGAAAGCCCTTACATAAGACATAACATCCTGGCCACGCAACGCGCATACGGGTTAGACGATGTAGTAGTGCGCCATATCACTCCCAAAGACGGAGTGACGATGGAAGACCTTAATAAAAACATCGAAACCATAGAGAACATAAGGTTGTGGGATTACGGCCCCTTGCTTAGAAGCTACAAGCAACTTCAGGAAATTAGGACCTATTACGATTTCCCCGACATCGATATAGATCGCTACTATTTACAAAGCGAAGTGCCCAGGCAGGTGATGCTCGCCGCAAGGGAATTAGACGTTCGGCAGCTTCAAAACCCTACATGGGTGAATATGCATCTCGAGTTTACCCATGGTTATGGTATAGTAATGAATCCTGTCAATGAGGTAACCCCAACGGGTTTGCCCGTATTTTACGTTCAAGATTTGCCTCCCAGGATGACCATTCCCCTTTCCATTGAATATCCTCAAATATATTACGGAGAAATGACCGATTATTATGTTCTGGTAAAAACGACGGTTCAAGAGTTCGACTACCCCGCTGGAGACGAGAACGTCCGCTCCACCTATGAAGGCAGCGGAGGAGTTCCCGTTAATTCTTTATTACGCAGGTTGGCATTTTCCGTTCGCTTTGGCGATACTCAAATTCTTTTTACCGACGTAATCACGTCGGAGAGTAGGATCATGTATTACAGGAATATACTCGAAAGAGCTAAGCGTATTGCGCCCTTTTTGCTTTTCGATCAAGATCCCTACCTTACAGTGATGGGCGGAAGGCTTGTATGGGTGATGGACGCTTACACCATAACCGACAGATATCCCTATTCGCAGCCAACACTTCTATCGACCAAAGCCGGAAAGATACGTTTTAACTACATCAGAAACAGCGTAAAAGTTCTGGTTGATGCCTATGACGGTAACGTTGAGTTTTACATTTCCGATCCTGAGGATCCTTTGATCCTCAGTTGGAATAAGATATTTCCCGATCTGTTTAAGCCCCTGGAAGAGATGCCCCCTGAGTTGATCCTCCATCGACGTTATCCCATGGACCTTTTCCAAGTGCAGGCTCAAATATTTGCCGTGTATCACATGACGGACCCAAACACCTTTTACAACAGAGAAGACGTCTGGTCCTTCCCCACACACGGAGGATCGCAAGCATCGCCCTATTATATCGTCACGAAGCTGAGAGAAGAGGAGAGGGCTGAATATGTCTTGGTCACGCCCTATCTCCCCACAGGAAAGAACAATATGATTGCCTGGTTAGCGGGGCGTTGCGATGGAGATGCTTACGGTCAGCTAGTGGCCTATGTATTCCCGAAGCAGAAATTGATTTACGGCCCCCAGCAGATAGAGGCATTGATAAATCAACATCCCGAGATATCGGCACAGCTTTCCTTGTGGGGACAGAGAGGCTCGGACGTAATATTTGGAAGGTTGCTGGTGATCCCTTTGGAGGATTCGATTTTGTACGTGCAACCTCTCTACTTAAGGGCAGAAAACAGCGATCTTCCCGAACTCAAGAGGATAATCCTTGCGGCCGGTGGCCGCGTAGTTTGGGGAGAGCGCTTCGATGACGTAATTAGCGATTTATTTGGAGTTGAGGACGAAAGGGAAACTAAAGCGGCAGAATCTCCTTTGTACAAATCGGAGGGCTTGCCTGAAGGCGGTACCCTCGGGGAATTGGTAAGGAGGGCTAGGGAAACATACAATGAAGCAGAAGAAGCATTGCAAAGGGGCGATTGGGCAGGGTACGGAGAAGCTTTAAAGCGCCTGGAAGGTTACTTGCAGCGCCTGGACGATTTGACGAGACCCTTGCAGGAAGACGAGATCGGAGATGAATATAATTTAATTGATTGA
- a CDS encoding M23 family metallopeptidase: MNNILNRKIKNILYSTFITIFVLSTLAEAAELKCTYATRLGEPFLMRLVSPYPLTDVTVRWLDKEGPLNVAFSEGKYEASMLLGTDVKDTGPGVHELIVRYHERGKFWTLRHDVKVKPKSYQTQELKVPQAMATPPKEVLERIEKESKLVRDIINAVTLRRHWELPLQRPVNGIVTSPYGFKRIYNGTPGNPHRGIDFRAAVGTPVKCAADGVVSLTGDHYFGGKSVYVDHGNGVISCYMHLSEISVKEGQFVQKGEVIALSGQTGRATGPHLHFGLYLLGNAVDPASLF; this comes from the coding sequence TTGAATAATATTTTGAATAGAAAGATAAAAAATATATTATACAGCACTTTTATAACGATCTTCGTCTTATCTACGCTGGCGGAAGCCGCAGAACTTAAATGCACCTATGCGACGCGCCTGGGAGAACCTTTCTTAATGCGTCTCGTCTCGCCCTACCCTTTAACCGACGTAACTGTTCGTTGGCTTGACAAAGAAGGTCCATTAAATGTCGCCTTTTCGGAAGGCAAATATGAAGCGAGTATGCTTTTGGGAACAGATGTAAAGGATACAGGCCCCGGCGTTCACGAACTGATAGTGAGATATCACGAAAGAGGTAAATTTTGGACTCTGCGGCATGATGTAAAGGTGAAGCCAAAATCTTATCAGACCCAGGAACTGAAGGTACCGCAAGCTATGGCAACGCCTCCCAAAGAAGTCCTGGAAAGGATAGAAAAGGAATCGAAATTGGTAAGAGATATCATTAACGCTGTCACTCTCCGACGACATTGGGAATTGCCGTTACAACGTCCCGTTAATGGGATCGTTACATCACCCTACGGATTTAAAAGAATTTACAACGGTACCCCAGGAAATCCCCACCGAGGAATCGACTTCAGGGCAGCCGTCGGAACGCCTGTAAAATGCGCCGCAGACGGCGTCGTATCCCTTACAGGAGATCATTACTTCGGCGGAAAGAGCGTGTACGTCGACCATGGGAACGGAGTCATTTCCTGCTATATGCATTTATCCGAGATCTCCGTTAAAGAAGGCCAATTTGTACAAAAAGGAGAAGTTATTGCTCTTTCTGGACAGACCGGAAGGGCCACGGGCCCACACTTGCACTTTGGGCTTTATCTTTTAGGAAATGCCGTCGATCCAGCGTCACTTTTTTGA
- a CDS encoding Na+/H+ antiporter subunit E translates to MGTYRKKSILLFVVLFLFWVLFTWKLELPALVVGLALSFVVTRISHLSFFPTVHELYRHKEPPLHFRFREAITFFPLYILNILLATAQVALLALKPHIELKPGIVKLETSIRNKTTLVILANQITLTPGTLTVDIDLAHHNLFVHSINLRTLDADSVRKEVKELEERLRRMME, encoded by the coding sequence ATGGGGACCTATCGCAAAAAATCTATTTTGCTCTTCGTGGTTCTCTTTTTATTCTGGGTTCTTTTTACATGGAAGTTAGAACTTCCTGCTCTGGTTGTTGGGTTGGCCTTGAGCTTTGTCGTTACCCGAATTTCACACCTATCCTTTTTCCCCACCGTACACGAGTTGTATCGCCACAAAGAACCGCCTCTGCACTTTCGATTTAGGGAAGCAATTACCTTTTTTCCCTTATATATCTTAAATATTCTCCTGGCTACCGCTCAGGTCGCCCTCTTAGCTCTAAAACCGCATATTGAGTTAAAACCCGGCATCGTCAAACTTGAAACCTCAATTAGAAACAAAACAACTTTAGTCATCTTGGCAAACCAGATCACTTTAACACCTGGCACTTTGACTGTCGACATTGATTTAGCACATCACAATTTATTCGTCCATTCCATAAATCTTCGCACCTTAGATGCAGACTCAGTGCGCAAAGAAGTCAAAGAGCTCGAGGAACGACTAAGGAGGATGATGGAATGA
- a CDS encoding monovalent cation/H+ antiporter complex subunit F, with amino-acid sequence MIRLALWGLMIASLMGFWRVIIGPTVPDRIVAADALTIILTTVLALLAIDFGNGIFLDIALAFSILAFADVLIMAKYFEHGELHR; translated from the coding sequence ATGATAAGACTGGCCCTCTGGGGATTGATGATCGCTTCTCTCATGGGATTCTGGCGCGTCATAATCGGGCCGACGGTTCCAGACAGAATAGTAGCTGCCGATGCTCTTACGATTATTTTAACAACAGTCCTGGCTTTACTTGCCATAGATTTCGGAAATGGAATTTTTTTGGACATTGCCCTAGCCTTTTCCATTTTAGCCTTCGCAGATGTTCTTATAATGGCTAAGTATTTTGAGCATGGAGAACTTCACCGATGA
- the mnhG gene encoding monovalent cation/H(+) antiporter subunit G, with the protein MNIDITSTIACAFMAVGVFFAMTSALGMIRFPDVYTRIHAGTKALTGGALMTLVGAALYYPAWQVKAKILLIALFFLITNPISSHAIARACYLHGIKPTVSYKDDYGENLNNNSEETER; encoded by the coding sequence ATGAATATTGATATCACTTCGACAATTGCATGCGCTTTTATGGCGGTTGGAGTATTCTTCGCCATGACATCTGCTCTGGGAATGATAAGATTTCCCGATGTTTACACCAGAATTCACGCCGGAACCAAGGCACTAACGGGAGGAGCATTAATGACATTGGTCGGAGCAGCTCTTTACTATCCTGCATGGCAAGTCAAGGCGAAAATTCTGCTCATAGCTCTCTTTTTTCTGATCACGAATCCCATTTCCTCCCACGCTATTGCCAGAGCCTGCTATTTGCACGGAATAAAGCCTACGGTCTCCTATAAAGACGACTATGGAGAAAATTTAAACAACAACAGCGAGGAGACCGAGCGGTGA
- a CDS encoding Na(+)/H(+) antiporter subunit B has product MSALFYSFVCFFLILTALVASEIKDILSAVISLSVFSVLLAIAFVALQAPDVALTQAVISSGLITSLFLVAYSQTQKEGRRENDEE; this is encoded by the coding sequence GTGAGTGCCCTCTTTTACTCCTTTGTCTGCTTTTTTTTGATTTTGACCGCTTTGGTGGCATCCGAGATAAAAGACATCTTAAGTGCCGTGATAAGTCTTTCTGTTTTTAGCGTATTATTGGCAATAGCCTTTGTTGCGCTTCAAGCCCCCGATGTTGCGCTTACACAGGCTGTCATTAGCTCCGGATTAATCACGTCTCTTTTTTTGGTCGCCTACAGCCAAACACAAAAAGAAGGCAGACGAGAAAATGACGAGGAGTAG
- the mbhE gene encoding hydrogen gas-evolving membrane-bound hydrogenase subunit E — MSKSCFLRIVTFLLCLALGWQFWKGILALEPTQIIIGPAAHYIESAAEETGATNIVAAILFDYRALDTLGEASVIYTSVCGIAMLFAKSKFKISSTGLSFIVKRGVSFIIPFLLLYAAGIVLMGHISPGGGFQGGAVFATATILFCIVYGSGFEAVMIKPKTKELIESSGALMFVLIGFVGLWTGAGFLANIAAGYPKGEVGRFLSGGSIPLLNIAVGMKVSAGLSTIFYSMIKLLEFEVTKHPGGEE; from the coding sequence ATGTCTAAGTCCTGTTTTTTAAGAATCGTGACTTTCTTGCTTTGCCTTGCACTAGGATGGCAGTTCTGGAAGGGCATCCTCGCCCTTGAACCGACCCAAATCATAATAGGCCCTGCGGCACATTACATCGAAAGTGCCGCCGAAGAAACGGGCGCAACAAACATAGTTGCTGCCATACTCTTCGATTACAGAGCCTTAGATACCCTAGGCGAAGCGTCGGTAATTTACACGTCGGTTTGCGGCATCGCGATGTTATTTGCCAAAAGCAAATTCAAAATCTCTTCTACGGGATTGTCCTTCATTGTGAAAAGGGGAGTAAGTTTTATAATTCCTTTTCTGCTATTGTATGCTGCAGGGATAGTGCTCATGGGACACATATCTCCCGGCGGAGGCTTTCAGGGTGGAGCAGTTTTTGCTACCGCTACAATCCTTTTCTGTATTGTTTACGGCTCTGGCTTTGAAGCAGTCATGATCAAGCCCAAGACAAAAGAACTGATAGAATCGTCGGGAGCTCTCATGTTTGTTCTCATTGGATTCGTTGGGCTTTGGACCGGGGCGGGCTTTCTCGCTAATATCGCCGCTGGCTACCCAAAGGGGGAGGTAGGCAGATTTCTAAGTGGCGGATCTATACCACTGCTAAATATCGCAGTAGGTATGAAAGTAAGCGCGGGGCTGTCCACTATCTTTTACAGCATGATTAAGCTCTTGGAATTCGAGGTCACCAAGCATCCGGGGGGTGAAGAATAA
- a CDS encoding sodium:proton antiporter, protein MTIIPLSHGTAIILFCIGLYTIISKRNLFKTVIGLSLMESSVLLLIVAAGFVQGGRPPILPIEGIAVNPLPHAFTLTAIVIGASDLALALAFVIKLHQRYKTVDLDKIRGLRG, encoded by the coding sequence ATGACTATAATTCCGTTAAGCCACGGTACTGCTATAATTTTATTCTGCATTGGTTTATACACAATAATATCCAAAAGAAATCTCTTTAAAACGGTTATAGGTCTTTCCCTTATGGAATCCTCTGTTTTACTGCTGATAGTAGCCGCTGGCTTTGTGCAGGGGGGGCGTCCTCCCATTTTGCCAATAGAAGGCATTGCCGTAAACCCCCTCCCCCATGCTTTTACCTTGACAGCAATCGTAATAGGGGCAAGCGATTTGGCTTTGGCCCTTGCTTTCGTAATAAAGCTACATCAACGTTACAAAACGGTAGACTTGGATAAAATAAGGGGTCTTCGAGGATGA
- a CDS encoding complex I subunit 5 family protein produces the protein MTVLIPLTWAFLIPLIHIFRKTWLKRAILLFGIAVFFVTISAAISGWKQSALSFLGGWPAELGIVLIVDKLSAAFLFLSAIGGGAAFLASYGRLKEGPWRYYVIFFLLQASMNGVLITGDIFNLYVFYEVFSLAAYLLVAFTISWQAIEAGLKYLVLGTIGAFFILLGIAYIFMATGSLNMAVLSLVLPHIPNEALTVIAASLLIGLFIKIGAFPVHFWLPDAHSSAQTAVSALLSGVVVKVSIYTLLRLSLLLFLDTKPAVFTVITVVGTLSVLGGHLMALRQEDIKRLLAYSTVAQIGYVLIGVGTGLAAGISAAFFHAINHMFMKVGLFIAAGHIAEDMKTRNIYDLRGLYHHRRWFVIVFSLLTAAIVGIPPLNGFMSKWYLMLAATKAGNVIPALALAFGTVISAFYYMRVLSFFYSSGDPPPRQTNPYWNLVISGACALCCVFLGIVPLVPSLWKLFSDIGLNAVDTAEYISTILSK, from the coding sequence TTGACTGTACTCATCCCCCTCACTTGGGCTTTTTTAATCCCTTTGATACATATTTTCAGAAAAACTTGGCTAAAAAGGGCTATATTATTATTTGGCATAGCCGTCTTTTTCGTCACAATCTCTGCAGCCATATCGGGATGGAAACAATCCGCCCTTTCCTTCCTTGGGGGTTGGCCTGCAGAGCTGGGCATTGTCCTTATTGTAGATAAACTATCAGCTGCCTTTCTCTTTCTTTCGGCCATAGGAGGAGGAGCGGCATTTTTAGCTTCCTACGGGCGCTTAAAGGAGGGACCGTGGAGGTATTATGTTATTTTTTTCCTGCTTCAGGCTTCAATGAATGGCGTATTGATAACGGGAGACATATTTAATCTATACGTTTTTTACGAAGTTTTTTCGCTGGCGGCATACCTTCTCGTTGCCTTTACCATATCGTGGCAAGCTATTGAAGCAGGATTGAAGTATCTAGTACTCGGCACGATTGGCGCTTTTTTTATTTTGCTGGGCATCGCCTATATTTTCATGGCCACCGGATCGTTAAATATGGCAGTGCTTTCTCTGGTACTACCCCACATACCGAATGAAGCTTTGACAGTTATTGCAGCCTCTTTGCTGATAGGCCTTTTTATTAAAATTGGAGCTTTTCCTGTGCATTTCTGGTTGCCAGATGCCCACTCTTCCGCCCAAACGGCCGTAAGTGCCCTCCTTTCGGGAGTCGTGGTAAAGGTATCGATATATACCCTTCTCAGACTGTCTCTACTACTCTTCCTCGATACAAAACCAGCTGTCTTTACAGTTATCACCGTCGTAGGAACATTATCCGTATTGGGCGGTCATTTAATGGCATTGAGGCAAGAAGACATAAAAAGATTATTGGCTTATTCCACGGTTGCACAGATAGGTTACGTGCTTATAGGGGTTGGAACGGGATTGGCTGCTGGCATTTCTGCAGCTTTTTTCCATGCGATCAACCACATGTTTATGAAAGTGGGGCTTTTCATTGCGGCCGGACATATTGCCGAAGACATGAAAACCCGCAACATCTACGATCTTCGAGGTCTTTACCATCATCGCCGGTGGTTCGTCATCGTCTTTTCCCTCTTAACTGCTGCAATAGTAGGCATTCCTCCTCTTAACGGATTTATGAGCAAATGGTACCTGATGCTCGCTGCGACAAAAGCAGGAAATGTAATTCCAGCGTTGGCCCTAGCCTTTGGAACAGTAATTTCGGCTTTTTACTACATGCGAGTTTTATCGTTTTTTTACTCATCAGGCGATCCGCCGCCGCGACAAACAAACCCTTACTGGAACCTTGTTATATCAGGAGCTTGTGCCCTGTGTTGCGTTTTTTTGGGAATCGTTCCCCTCGTTCCGTCTCTCTGGAAGTTGTTTTCGGATATCGGCCTCAATGCAGTCGATACGGCAGAATACATATCTACGATATTGTCAAAATGA
- a CDS encoding complex I subunit 5 family protein — protein sequence MEILKFSFVFDKLSLSMAMLALFMAIAISIFSLDYVEKKRGKERRFFVLSPWMFCVFSCMALFSGDWFFFGVFLEMSSIMLFFMILPLNFRTALYYLLTQLSGSLLIFVGAAIMITERGSAVMGPVPPNLLWLFLSGLGIKTALLGLHFWLPKVHSEAPTPTSALLSGFSVKLGIYGLIRLASLPATDVLMVLGPSMALYGIIQAITQHDAKRLLAYHTISQLGYIVSAIGVGTALGIVAGVYHTVAHALFKGLLFLCIGSIEKAYGTRDLSLWGHGTARAFPVTFAFFLIGALAISGFPGMSGFASKAMIKASLKEISFYPVVWILQAANVGTVLSFFKLGYYGFFFKGDVVRKDPHYNPILSCKKRIFQNTGMALLAFMTIFLGICPQLLPNFMGMNFGNFFETEALLSAIIPIFTGGILFIVFKKTLTPGKHEIYDLDFLLIKLYGILILCPTIVAKIHTGKLRQYTIHVIIAALVIFFFLART from the coding sequence ATGGAAATATTAAAGTTTTCTTTCGTCTTCGATAAACTTTCCCTGTCTATGGCTATGTTGGCCCTTTTTATGGCAATTGCAATTTCCATATTCTCTCTGGATTACGTAGAAAAGAAACGAGGCAAAGAACGTAGGTTTTTCGTCCTCTCCCCCTGGATGTTTTGTGTCTTTTCCTGTATGGCCCTCTTCTCGGGAGACTGGTTTTTCTTTGGGGTATTTCTCGAAATGTCCTCAATAATGCTATTTTTCATGATCCTGCCCTTAAATTTTCGTACAGCCCTTTACTATTTGCTGACTCAACTTTCCGGATCTCTTCTTATCTTTGTCGGTGCGGCCATCATGATAACCGAAAGAGGAAGCGCTGTCATGGGCCCTGTTCCTCCTAACCTCCTTTGGCTGTTCCTTTCGGGATTGGGCATTAAAACCGCCCTTTTGGGGCTTCACTTTTGGCTTCCGAAAGTTCATAGCGAAGCTCCCACACCTACTAGTGCCCTCCTATCGGGTTTTTCCGTCAAATTAGGAATATATGGCCTTATCAGACTGGCCTCTCTTCCTGCGACAGACGTGCTCATGGTTCTCGGTCCATCAATGGCTTTATACGGCATCATCCAAGCAATAACCCAACACGACGCTAAACGGTTGCTAGCCTATCATACAATAAGTCAATTGGGTTACATCGTCTCGGCAATAGGAGTTGGGACGGCTCTTGGTATCGTTGCTGGAGTATATCACACAGTAGCTCATGCTCTCTTTAAGGGCCTATTGTTTTTGTGCATAGGTTCAATTGAAAAAGCTTACGGTACGAGAGATCTTAGCCTTTGGGGTCATGGCACTGCGAGAGCTTTTCCCGTTACTTTCGCATTTTTTTTGATAGGAGCTTTAGCAATATCGGGCTTTCCCGGCATGAGCGGTTTTGCTAGCAAAGCCATGATCAAAGCATCGTTAAAAGAAATTTCATTTTATCCAGTAGTTTGGATCCTTCAAGCAGCAAATGTCGGAACAGTATTGTCTTTCTTCAAGTTGGGCTATTACGGATTCTTCTTTAAAGGAGATGTTGTTCGAAAAGATCCACATTATAACCCTATTTTGTCCTGCAAAAAGAGAATATTTCAAAATACGGGAATGGCACTTTTAGCTTTTATGACGATCTTCTTGGGAATATGCCCCCAACTTCTTCCAAACTTTATGGGAATGAATTTTGGAAATTTCTTCGAGACCGAAGCTCTACTCTCGGCCATAATCCCAATCTTCACCGGCGGCATCTTATTTATCGTCTTTAAAAAAACCCTTACCCCCGGAAAACACGAAATTTATGATCTGGATTTTCTGTTAATCAAACTTTACGGCATCCTGATCCTCTGCCCGACTATAGTGGCTAAAATTCATACAGGCAAACTACGTCAATATACAATCCATGTCATCATCGCTGCTTTGGTGATATTCTTTTTTCTGGCAAGAACATAA
- the dmpI gene encoding 4-oxalocrotonate tautomerase DmpI — MPVITVSGPALSLEKKRELVKDLTEAASKIMDIPKEAFVVLVSENPQENVGVGGMLLADRKQDCSEEAPAEKPKRGGCRRKKTEA; from the coding sequence ATGCCTGTAATTACTGTCAGTGGTCCGGCTTTGAGCCTAGAAAAGAAAAGAGAATTGGTTAAAGACCTTACAGAGGCGGCGAGCAAGATCATGGATATACCTAAGGAAGCCTTTGTGGTGCTGGTCTCCGAAAATCCCCAGGAAAACGTAGGAGTTGGCGGGATGCTTTTGGCCGACAGAAAACAAGATTGTTCCGAGGAAGCCCCTGCGGAAAAGCCAAAGCGTGGGGGCTGTCGAAGGAAGAAAACAGAAGCTTAG
- a CDS encoding MFS transporter: protein MKTGDLKANAHKGLAILTMGHFINDIHAAFLVTFTPILMMKLGLSITQASMLTFLSGIINSFLQPLLGYASDQTSRPLMILVGPILAALGASLIPSSPSYALAFFFVGLWAIGSATFHPQGQGSVGHVSSSRNLSFSFSIFSMGGILASALSPLYGAYLYQRLGEAFMPIATSLPVLLYAVLVFKFFPSIPSKETSRRSDNTKGLKFILHSIKITFAPLCVAVIRDTSIQGIQFFMPIAIAIKGGTIGDVGKVLFIIMIARSISPLIGGYIADRTSKSMIIFLCMSLGGALLIPAALLKGVISILLFTLGAALIEATTPITGAISQEWMPESRAMASSIVMGFAWGLGSLLIPPLGIIGDHLGITWALAVIGALPILSLYFVAVIRKKEKAAVSTELQGDDQGTLPK, encoded by the coding sequence TTGAAAACCGGTGATTTAAAAGCTAATGCCCATAAAGGACTTGCCATTCTCACCATGGGTCATTTTATAAACGATATACATGCCGCCTTTTTGGTTACGTTCACCCCAATCTTGATGATGAAGCTGGGGCTGTCGATAACACAGGCCAGCATGTTGACTTTTCTGTCGGGTATAATAAACTCCTTTTTGCAGCCTCTCTTGGGCTACGCTTCAGACCAAACATCGCGTCCGCTGATGATCCTGGTAGGCCCGATACTTGCTGCATTGGGAGCTTCGCTTATACCTTCGTCTCCCAGCTACGCGCTGGCCTTTTTCTTCGTAGGATTGTGGGCCATAGGAAGCGCTACCTTTCATCCTCAAGGTCAGGGATCGGTAGGACACGTATCATCCTCGCGAAATCTGTCCTTTTCCTTTTCCATTTTTTCGATGGGAGGAATATTGGCGAGCGCCTTGAGCCCCCTTTACGGTGCCTATCTTTACCAAAGGTTGGGAGAGGCCTTCATGCCCATAGCGACCTCCCTTCCGGTCTTGCTTTATGCAGTATTGGTCTTTAAGTTTTTCCCCTCCATCCCCAGCAAGGAGACAAGTCGCAGATCGGACAACACAAAGGGCTTAAAGTTCATATTGCATTCTATAAAAATAACCTTCGCGCCCCTATGCGTCGCCGTAATAAGGGATACATCGATTCAGGGCATTCAATTTTTCATGCCCATAGCCATAGCCATCAAAGGAGGCACCATCGGGGATGTGGGGAAGGTACTCTTCATCATAATGATAGCAAGATCGATATCGCCTTTAATAGGAGGATACATCGCCGACCGCACCAGCAAAAGCATGATAATCTTCTTATGCATGTCTCTGGGGGGAGCTTTACTCATCCCTGCCGCACTGCTAAAAGGCGTCATATCGATTTTGCTATTCACCTTGGGAGCCGCCTTAATCGAGGCCACGACTCCCATAACGGGCGCCATCTCTCAAGAATGGATGCCCGAGTCGAGGGCAATGGCAAGCTCTATAGTCATGGGTTTTGCATGGGGATTGGGAAGCCTATTGATTCCGCCTTTGGGGATTATAGGCGACCACCTTGGCATCACCTGGGCGTTGGCTGTCATCGGTGCCTTGCCCATCCTGAGCTTGTATTTTGTCGCCGTAATAAGAAAAAAGGAAAAGGCCGCTGTCTCAACGGAATTACAGGGAGACGACCAAGGCACTTTGCCCAAATAA